The sequence TCCAGACCGTCTGGCCGGCGGACAGGCGGTGCAGCGGGGTGTAGTTCTCCGTGTTGGAAGCCGCATTCCTCGCATCGCCGACATAAATGAAACTGTTCGCGTTTTTCACGAAACGCAACGGGCTTATCGAGAGATCATAGGCACTTGTCCCAGAAACGCCGCTGATCGCAGAGAACGTGTCTCCCCGGTTCGTCGAGCGGTAAACGCCCGTCTGGCCCAGCACATATAGCTCGTTTCCAAAATGGAGCAGCGAAGCTTGGTCCGCAGAAGACGGCACACCAGGCAGGTTCACCGTGAAATCCTGCCACCCCTCAGGCGTTCCCGTCACCCTCGCGGCGACAGTCGCCCCCCGGCTCCCAAGGCTCCCGGAAGCATTGGTGATCAGAACCCAATAGGTGCTCGGCGGATCCGCAGCAACCACCGTAAGGCTAGGAGTGGTCGCCGAAGCGACAGGTTGGGTGAGATCCCCGGGATGCCCCCGATACCACTGGAAGGCCTGCCCAGCGCCACTCACACCCACAGTCAGTGTAGCTCTGCCTCCGGCATCCCTCACCGCTCCCTGCGGCTGCGATGTGATCGTGAAATCACCCGCTCCATTCCGAAGCCCGGCTGCGCGAATGTGAACGCAGATGAGGAGATCCCGTTCTGCGTGGAAGCCGCAAATGTCTGGTTCCCAGTGAGGGTAAGCTTGATCACCCCGGATTCTCCATTCCCCAAAATCCCCGCATGGACGGCCGCCGTAGCGATCGTCGAATTCACCCACTAGCGATCCGTACCCCAGACGAGACCTGAAGTCGATCCCGTGAGCTCGAAGTAGAACGGCCCGCCCGACAATCCGTTTGCAGTGGACGGGGCAGGCTCCGGGGTGACACCTGGCGGGAGGGATGAAAAAGCAAGCGGCGCAGACAGCAATGCAAAGATGCAAAAAATGGATTTCATGTTGGGAGGGGCGGTTCTGTTAGTCCGAAGTGGCGGAAAGTGGGGGAAAGCGGCATCTTTCACAACCACGGCCGCATGGACACTAACAGGATCGCCGGGCGCCTGTATCCTCTGAACAGGGGATTTTACAAGTGGGGTGGAACATCATAGAACCGGTCGGGGCATAACGCTCCCAACATGCCGCATTCATTCAAGCTCTCTCCCATCACCGTCCTAGCCGCCGCAGTTGGAATCGGGCTTGCGGTGTGTGCGACGGTTGTATGGCTCGCCCAACATCAGCCGTGGCTGGGGATCAAGCTGGCTCCGACAGCAGATGGCAGGGGGGCGGTGGTAGTCTCTTCCGAGGGGCCGGGGTCGGCGCTTCCCGCAGGCACTGTTGTGTTAGAGCTTTCGGATTCAGCGGACTCCATGGTATTGGAGAAACTGGATCTTGTGGTAGAGCCGGACGGAATGATGGGCGATTACGGCACATACCGGAGATTCCTGGACAGGCAGGAGCGTCTGGCGGGGATCCAACACTCTGAAAAAGTCGTTTTCACCGATGATCGTGGGCGTCGTTATGAGGTTTCACCGGATCAGGATGGGCGGCCGCTGACATCACAGCCGCCGGATTTCTGGGTTCAGATCGCGGTGGGCTTGATCGCCTGGTTGGTCTCCGCAGCGGTGTTTGCCTTCCTTCCAAGGGAGGCGAGCGCGCGCTATCTGCTGCTGAGCGGGGCGGCCACCCTATTGTTCGCGCCGGCGGGCGCGGTTTACACCACCCGCGAGTTGGCGGTGCCGGGAACCATGCTCCAATGGGCGAGTGATTTGAATTTCCTGGGTGGCAGTTTGTTCGCCGCGAGTTTCGTGGCCTTGCTTTTGCATTATCCGCGGCGCCTCGCACCGGCATGGGTGGGCCTGGGCGTGGTCGCGCTCTACATCGCATGGTTTGTGATGCAGCAGGTGGGGGTTTTCGAATCGATGACCTTCGCCCGGCGTTTCCTGGTGATGCTGGGGGTGCTCACTACTTTCGCCCTGGCAGCGGTGCATTGGTACCTTACGAGGCGCGATCCGGTGGCCCGGGCGGCCCTGCAATGGTTCCTGCTCTCCTGGATGCTGGGAACGTGCTTGTTCGCCTTGTTCATCCTGCTGCCCCAGACTTTCGGGGTGGATACCTCGCCGCTGCAGGGCTACGCTTTTCTGCTTTTCCTGCTGGTGTATGGCGGACTGGCATTCGGCATCCTGCGCTACCGCCTGTTCGAGCTTGGTGAATGGTGGCGGCGCATCGTCTGGTGGACCCTATCCGTGCTCTTGCTGATCTCGCTGGATCTGATGTTCCTGTTCGGATTCCATTTTCACTCCGGACTTTCACTTGCCCTGACGCTGGTCATCTGCGGGGTGGTCTGGCTACCGCTGCGTGGGTGGGTCTGGGGATGGATGAGGGGAAAACCTGCTCTTAGCCACGAGGATTTGTTCGGGCGCATCATCGATGTGGCACTTGCCCCTCCGACCCACGGCGGTAGGTGCGCGGGCTGGCAGGAGTTGCTGAAAGCCACGTTCGACCCGCTAAACATGCGGGCGGATGAGGATGTCCCGCGGGAGGTGACGATCGAGCAGGATGGGCTGATGCTAAGGGTTCCCGCCGTGGGCGATCTTCCAGGCCAGACCATGGAGTTTGCCGGTGGTGGGCGGCGCTTGTTTTCCAAGGCTGATGACACCCTCGCCACCGGCATGGTTTCCATGCTGAGCCATGCCATGGAAAGCCATGCCGCCTACGAGAAGGGTGTGGCAGAGGAGCGGAGCCGGATCGCCCGCGACCTTCACGACAACTTCGGCGCCCAGCTGCTTGCGGCTCTCCACAGCCGTGACACGGAACGAAAAGACACCACGATCCGGGATGCCCTGGCCGATCTCCGCGACATGATCAACAACCAATCGGCCGCCGCACCTTCCTTCGACGAGGCGCTTGCAGAGCTGCGCATGGAAACATCCGAGCGCCTTGCAGCCACAGGTGTCACACTGCACTGGAGCAGTGATGCGGATGATTCCGAAGGGCTTGGTTTCCTGCCCGTGCATACCCTTCGCTCGATGATACGGGAGGCGGTCAGCAATGTGATCAAGCACTCCCTCGCCACCAAGGTGAGCGTGAAGATAGCGCTGCATGGGGGATGGGTTTCCCTGCAGATCGCCGACAATGGCATGGGATTCGATGCCACGGTCCCGGCATCCGGCAACGGCCTCGCCAACATGCGCGCGAGGCTCGAACCACTTCGCGGCAGTCTTGAGATCAGGCATGACCAGGGTGGAACACTTCTCGCCATGCGCTTCCCAACCCCAGGAAAAAAAAGTTTGAAATGAAAGACGTGCTGATTGTGGAAGACATCCCGGAGACACGCCGCTGGCTGGCGGATGTGGTGCATTGCGCGTTTCCCGAGTGCAGGATCCGCGAGGCGGCTAGCGTGGCTGCCGGGCTGGAGGCGGAAACCGGGATGGATCTGGCGTTAATCGATCTCGGATTGCCCGACGGCTCCGGCCTCACGATACTGCGCCATCTGCGGGAGCATTCCCCGCAGACGCTATGCGTCATCACGACTGTGGTTGGTGACGACGCACACATCGTGGCAGCCCTGTCTGCGGGAGCCCAAGGTTACCTCCTGAAGGAGCAACCGGCAGAGCAACTCAGCCGCCAACTCATCCAGCTCAACGAGGGAGTCCCAGCGCTCTCGCCCTCTGTCGCGAGGCGTATCATGGAGCATTTCCGGCTCACGGGCCCGGTGGCGGATTGCGATTCCGCGCTCACCGAGCGGGAAAAGGAAACCTTGGCCCTCATCGCTCGCGGATGCCGGAACAGTGACGCGGCAGTGGCCCTGGGCATCGCCGAGTCCACGGTGGCAAGCCATATCAAGGCGACCTACCGGAAACTGGGGATTTCCTCCCGCGCCGAGGCGTCTTGGCACGCGACGCGCCTCGGGCTTTGAGCTGATTGGAATTCACGCTGCGGAGAACGCGGCTCCGGGAAAAGAGCGAACCCGCGAGGCGGTGGCGGGCTCAGGCTTGTCATTCTCATGTGGGAAACCTACCTTGCGTTTACAGAACGATGTTCAAGAATCTCATATTCGACTGGTCCGGGACTTTGGTGGACGACATGGGGCCTGTGATCGAGGCGACGAATGCGGTGCTGGGGAAATACGGGATCGCGCCCTATGACAGGGAGGGATTCCGGCGCAGTTTCCGGCTGCCTTACCGGGAGTTCTACGCGGAGGTTCTGCCAGGTATCGCATTGGAGGATCTGGAAGCGCATTTCCGCCCGGCCTTCGAAGGAGCGGAGAGCCTCGTGACGGTGCTGCCGCATGCCCGCGAGAAGCTGGAATGGGCGAAGTCGCGGGGCCTGCGGATGTTCGTGCTGACCTCGATGGATGCAGACGCATTCCTCAGGCAACTCGTGGATTTCGGGATGAAGGATTTCTTTGAGGAGACTTACGCGGGCGTGCTGGACAAGCGCGAGGTGATCGCGGAGATCCTGGAGACGCACTGTCTGCTCAAGGATGAAACGGCCTTTGTGGGCGACATGACACACGATGTGGAAACGGCGAAGCATGGCGGGATTTCCTCCATCGCCGTGCTGACGGGATATCATCATGCGGAGGTGCTGGCGGGTGTCCGCCCGGATATCACCGTGCCGGATCTCGGGGTGCTGGTGAAGATGTTCGACAAGCGGAAAGCGGACAGGCCGGTGGCCACAGTCGGGGCGCTGATCCATGATGGCGCGGGGAAAATCCTGATGATACGCACCCACAAGTGGAGCAACAAATGGGGCATACCCGGCGGGAAGATCGAACGTGGGGAGACCTGCGAGGATGCCTTGCGGAGGGAAATGATGGAGGAGACCGCGCTGGAAATTTCCGACATTCGTTTCGTCATGGTACAGGAAAGCATAGACTCGCCGCAGTTCATCCGCCCCGAGCATTTCCTGCTGATCAACTACATCGCGAAAGCGGATTCGCACGAAGTGACGCTAAACGACGAGGCTGAGGAGTATGCATGGGTCACGCCAGATGACGCTTTCAGGCTGGATTTGAACAAGGCGACGAAAATCCTTTTGGAAAAGGTGCTGGAAGAGAAACTGCTCGCATGAAAGCCGATGAGATCGAGATCCGCCGCCTGGAGGTTGAGACCCACATCGGCGTTCCGGATGAGGAGCGGGCGGTCGCACAAAGGCTGTGGGTCAGTGTTTGGATGCGTCCCGGACAAGGCTTCCGGGGGCTGCAGGACAAGGTTGAGAACACGGTCGATTATTACGGGGTCTCGCTTGGGATCGTGGCGCTCGCGGTCGCGAGACCACGGAATCTGATAGAAACGCTTGCCACGGATGTTGCCGAGTTTCTCCTCTCCACCTATCCGCTGGAATCCGTGGATGTGAAGGTGGAGAAGAAAATCCTGCCGAATGCGGATTTCGTGGCGGTGAAGATCTCAAGGTGCGGAGGCCGCTATTCCGCCAGATAGGGATCCGGAGTTGGCTGGGGCTACCGGGCGCTTTTCAGCATAAGGTTCACGTTGTGGCGGAGGCCGGCGGCGAGGTTTGCGCTTTTCGCGTTCTTGTTGCTGAAGCGGCTGAGGAGGTCGCGCTTCTCGGCGTCCTTGCCCTCGGAAACCTTGCGCATCTCCACATCGAAGCGGCTGAAAAGATCGAAGATCAGTTCCTCGGTGGCATCGAAGCGCGGCACCTTGGGCGCTGGCTGACCTTCCACCATAACCGGCTGGGCTGGCGGCTCCGGGCGCCTGACCATTCCGGTGTCTATCGTTTTCCTGCCTACCGTGGAGCGGAGCTGCGCGCTGAGCAGCATGCCGCCGGAGCTGAATGTCATGTCGATGTGCGAGACAGCGCCGTTGTCACCGAAAAGGACGAGATCCACCTGGGTGGAAACGAAGATCCCGCCGCCGGGCGTGTCCGTGATGGTGGGCTTATGGGTGCGGTAGGTGGCGTCCGTGAAATCATAAAGCGCCGTGCCGTTTTTCTTCCAGCCGTTCAGGCTCTGGCCGAAGCCTTCGGTATCGAACCCTGCGGCGAAGGCAGGTGTGATGAGTGCGAGTGCGAGGAGGGTTGCTTTCATGTCGTTTGCATTTTTGGTTAGATTTCAGAAGGAGATGGAGGCGCCGGACTGCCATGTGAAGGAATCGGTGTTGAAGCCCGCACCGGCATCGTCTGTGATGATCCCGTATTCGAGGCCGTTTCGGATCACCAGGCTGTCCTTGTAGAGGTGGAGGTTCGCTCCGAGGTAGAGGGAGTGGTACTCGTTGCCTATGAAAAGAGGTGAGCTGTCGTAGAGAAGATCGCCGGAATTCCCCGGAGCGAAGACGAGCGCCCCCGGATCGTCCGATCCCGCGTAGTGATAGCGGCCGACGAGATTGAGCGTGCCGGGGATTGCCCAATAGGTGGCTCCGGCGGTCAGCCCCCAGGCGGTGGTGTCCCCCCTTGCGAGCTGGAAATCCCCGATGAATGAGTGGCGATCCGAGTCGATGCGGACACCGGTGGAGAAGAGATGTCGGTAGGAGGGGTTCTGGACGATGAGCTGGTTGCCGTTCGCGGAGCGTTTCCCGGCGATTTCGTAACCCATCGGGTTGGAACGTCCCGCATCGAAGTTATGGATGTAGTCGGCATGCCAGCGGACTTTTGAAAGCGTGTCGCCGGATTTTTCCACGAAGCTGCGGGAGATGCTGAGGTTCAGGAAGCCATCGCCTCGGATGGATGGGATGTTCGGGTCGAAATCCCCGGAAAACCAGCCGATGTCGTAGTCGAAATTTTGCCCTGCGCGGTGGAAGCTGACACCGAGGGAACTGGCGGGCGAGATCAGGTTCGTGAGCATGCTGCGACCCGGGTATGGGGAAAGCTGCGGCTCGGTGCGGGACTCGGTGCCGAAGTTCGGGCGGAATTTCCCGTAGGTGACACCGGTCGTATCCGAGAACCGGGTGTATGCCTTGAGACGCTCGATGCCCCGGTAATCGGAATCGCCGGCGAATTCTCCGACCGCCTCGATCTCGGTGTTGTTGAAGGCGCGGAAGCGCGCGCCAAGCCTCGCGCGACGGGTGCGGGTGCCATCGAGATCAGTGTCCCTCGCGGGGATGGCGCCGGATGGATCTGTCTCCGCGCTTCCGAAACCGGATTGGAAATCGAAGTAACCGGAGATCGCGACCTGCTGGATCCATGGGTTTGCGGCGGAATCGTAGAGAACCGAGCGCGACCAGATGGCATCCAGCGGACTGGCCGCCCACTCCGGCTCCAGGTAGATCAGGTTCTCCACGCGCTCCTCACCAGCTTCCGCGCCTTCGCGGGTCTCGCGCGGTGGGAGCAGGATGCTGTTTGCATCCACCTTTCCCTCAAGCACATCCAGAGCCTCGTTCGCGGAGGCCAGCGATGCTGTTAGCAAAAGGAGCCTTGCGAGCCTCATCATTCCTGTTCCTCCTTCTTGGCCCTGTCCTCCTGCCTGTCGGCGGCGCGGCGGACGCGGGATGCATACTGCTCAAGGCTATCGCTTTTCTTGAGGGCAAGGGCGGCCTGCAGGTTCGGCAGCGCCTCCACATAGCGGCGCTCGCGGACGAGCATCTGGCCCAGCCCCAGGTTTGCGGGGTAGGCGACGGATTCGATGCGGGCGGCGAGCTGGTAGTTTGTCCTCGCTTCAACGACGAGTTCCGCGCGTTTTTCGCCGTCCTCTTC comes from Akkermansiaceae bacterium and encodes:
- a CDS encoding response regulator transcription factor; protein product: MKDVLIVEDIPETRRWLADVVHCAFPECRIREAASVAAGLEAETGMDLALIDLGLPDGSGLTILRHLREHSPQTLCVITTVVGDDAHIVAALSAGAQGYLLKEQPAEQLSRQLIQLNEGVPALSPSVARRIMEHFRLTGPVADCDSALTEREKETLALIARGCRNSDAAVALGIAESTVASHIKATYRKLGISSRAEASWHATRLGL
- a CDS encoding dihydroneopterin aldolase; the protein is MKADEIEIRRLEVETHIGVPDEERAVAQRLWVSVWMRPGQGFRGLQDKVENTVDYYGVSLGIVALAVARPRNLIETLATDVAEFLLSTYPLESVDVKVEKKILPNADFVAVKISRCGGRYSAR
- a CDS encoding HAD hydrolase-like protein, whose amino-acid sequence is MFKNLIFDWSGTLVDDMGPVIEATNAVLGKYGIAPYDREGFRRSFRLPYREFYAEVLPGIALEDLEAHFRPAFEGAESLVTVLPHAREKLEWAKSRGLRMFVLTSMDADAFLRQLVDFGMKDFFEETYAGVLDKREVIAEILETHCLLKDETAFVGDMTHDVETAKHGGISSIAVLTGYHHAEVLAGVRPDITVPDLGVLVKMFDKRKADRPVATVGALIHDGAGKILMIRTHKWSNKWGIPGGKIERGETCEDALRREMMEETALEISDIRFVMVQESIDSPQFIRPEHFLLINYIAKADSHEVTLNDEAEEYAWVTPDDAFRLDLNKATKILLEKVLEEKLLA